TTACCATTCCACATTATTGACCGACTCCTTAATCGATGATAAAGAGTTTGCCAATTTTCCAATGATAACTCTTTTGCAAGAAGAAACGATTAAAATGCTGACTTCGGTTTATGGGAAGGACTCGGATTTTTGGAAATATTGGAATCAAAGAAGACAAGAGTATTTCACAGCAGTAAAAATTGAGAAAAAACTTGATTACGATTCAAATATAAGCTTGACCGAATATGAGGATTTAGCTGATAAAAAAGCGGCTTTCGGTAAGGTGGCTATCGATTGTTTATATCTGCTTTCGAATAAAGCAGATGATGAACTATATCGGCTTTTGTTAAAATCACATTACTATTTTTCAGTTGGGTTTCAATTATATGACGATGTTAAGGATTTTAAGGAAGATTTTGAAAAAGGACAATTCAATTGGGCACTTTATCAACAGAGGAATGAGAATTACCATGACAAATACAAGGGCGACATTAGAACCCTGAACAAGCTACTTTTTATTAACGGTATGGGACCAAAAATCATGACTCAATCAATATCATACTTTAAAAAAGCTATTAAAATCATAGAAGATTTAAAAGGAGATAGTGAATGGAAAGAAGTGATTTTTGAAATGAAACAGACCATTGAAAGTTATCTTGATATTACCGTGGGTTATATTAAAACGATTGAGAGAAGAATAGAAATAAAGGATAACAAATATGGATTATACAACTTCTTTAACTACGATAATGTTCAAAACAAAATGGTAAAGAATGCTCTTCATTATTTGAAAGACTGTTATTTGAAAAATTATTCTGATTTAAAGCATATCATGTATTTAAGTAATCAAGAAGGCTTTGAGAATTATGACCAGGTACACGTCTCAGACGTTTTTCAGAGAGCTATGTTAAATGATTGTTTGATGGATGTTTGTAAGGAGTATAAGGTTAATGTTGCTGACTTTTTCGATTTTGAATGTGACTATTTAATTGGGCAACGAAATCCAGATGCTATAGGAGCTTGGTCCTATTTCCCCAAGGTAAAAGAAATTGCTGCTGATATTGATGACCTTGGGCAAATAATGCAACTATTTATCAAGTCAGGTAATAGAAAGCATATAGCAAATTACTGCCAAAATGCAATCGATTTAACCTTATCTGATAGGGTAACGGAATCGGGTGGTATTGAAACTTGGATTGTGCCAAAACAAAATAGAAATGTTTTACAAGAGAAACAAGAAAATTTCAACTCTACAAAATGGGGAAAAGGTCCAGACGTAGAAGTGGTCGCAAATTTTGTTTACGCGCTTTCCATCTATGATTCAACTCAATATGAATCAACAATTAAAAATGCAATATCGTTCATTTTAGAAAATCAAAATCATTTAGGATTTTGGGAAAGTAGATGGTACTATGGTAACTTTTATGGTACCTATGTATGTCTGAGATTGCTGAATGAATATGATGAGCAACATTCGATTTATATTCAAAAAGGATTGGAATATATTTTAGAGGAACAAAATCTGGATGGGGGTTTTTCTATGTTAGATAGCGGTAAGTCAGATGCCCTTACAACTGCTTTCGCCCTACTGTCTCTAAAGTTATTTTTTAGTAAAGACCACAAATCTGTTGTAAGGGCAATTGATTATCTCAAAACAAATCAACACCCTAGTGGTTATTGGGAAGCTATTAATTTCATAAAACCCAAAGCCCAAGAGCCTTATAAAAGTAAAACGATAACGACAGCATTTGTCATTAAAGCATTATGTAATGTCAACTAATTATAGTGATTTAATACCCGTGCTTTCAGATGATGTAGAATATAACAGACTCACAGAAAACGAATTTATTTTAAGCAATAGGACACACCGACACTATTTAAAAATAAATAATAAAGTGTACAATTTATTATGCCAGGTAGATGGTAAAAAGACCTTAAATGAACTTTCACAATCTTTTTTTGATTCCTTTGGAGAAAAAATAAATGTAGTTACAATTCACGACTTACTCTACGAAAAACTTTCTATGTATGGTATTTTGGAAGGTATGACTGAAAAAATCAAAGGGTATGAAAAACCATCCTATTTGAATTTAAGTTTTATCATTTTCCCAGAAAAGATCGTTCATAAGCTTACAAGTAAACTGCACTTCTTATTCGAAAGAAAATATGTGATTTTAATTCTTTGTCTATCGACAGCAATCATATCATCATTGTTGTTTTTTAATTATAGCCTTTTTGAGTCATTTAATCTTCAGAATAGCATGATTTATTTTTTTTCTGTAATGGCCTCAAGTGTCACGTTTCACGAGTTAGGACATGCTACTGCGGCCAGTTATTACGGTGCTAAACATGGCGGTATCGGTGGAGGATTTTATTTGTTTACTCCTGTCTATTATGCAGATGTCACCGATATTTGGCGATTAAGCAAAAGACAGCGTATTATCGTGAACATATCGGGCATGTATTTTGAACTTGTTTTTTGTTCTATTTTATGTCTAATAGCTTTTTTATTGGGAAACAACATATTATTACTTGTCGCAATTACGGTTTGTTTATACACTTTATTTAATCTCAACCCTTTTTTGAGGAGTGACGGCTATTGGGTGTTGTCTGACTTAACGAATAAGCCGAATCTGTTCTTTCATTCAGCTAATAAAGTAAAGGATATTTTTAAATTCATTTTTCTTAGAAAACGTATTCAATGGAAGGTCAAAGATGTATTTCTCTTTGCCTATGGCTCTGTGAGTTTCGTTTTTATAGGCCTATTTCTATATTATGTCTTAATTGAAAACCCTAATTCCTTGCTTGATTTTCCCAAAAATGCCTATAACTTTTTAAGGAGTCTTTTTGATCCTAGTTCTGAATTTTCATTGATCAAATACGGAGAATTAATCGTCCCTCTAATGTTCTACTCGCTTATCATAAAGCTCTGTTTTGGTTCTATTCGGAAGCAAATTGCAAAAATGAAACTATTATCCTAATCAGTAAAGACTACAATTTCTAAATTACTTATATAAAAATTGTAACTGCAAGGATTATGCAGTGGCTGCAGTTACATTTACGTTAGTAATTAAGTACAATAAAAGAAATATTTATGAACGATAAATAGTAAATCAATTTGAAATTGAAGAATTGGAAAAAAGATTTGTAATGGGTTGGGGAAGAAAAAAAGGTCGGTGGTGACTACCAATTATCTGATAAGCCAATTAACGAATGGTAAATGACTCAGGATTGAAAAGTTTGTAATTAAGGTGAAAAATCTAATTAACGGTTAAAACTAAATATAATGAAACAACAAAACAAAGTACTAGTTAACTTTCAAGTAGAAGAACTTGAAAAGCGTTTTGAGATGGGTTGGAAGGCTAAAGCTTTGGTATCGGCAAAGGACAGGGCTGACCTTGAAGCATATGGTGAGATTGAATAATAAATACCTCGACTAAAGTTTAATTTAAAGGCGAGAGGACCATTGAAAGCAAACTGATATAATACAGGATAACAATTGACTTAAACATTTACAAAAAGGAAAAAGCTGATGCCTACATAAAGAAGGTTTTTTATTAATAATTAATTTTAGTAATATGCAAAACGAAGTTTTGGAAATTTTTGAGGTTGAAGCCTTAGAAAAGCGCTATGAGATGGGCTGGATTAAATCAGCTGAAATCAATGGCAAAGTAACAAGCGATGGCAAAATGGAGGCTGGATTCAAATTAGGAATCAAATAGTTTCAGTTTAGTTTAACAATGACGGGGAATTACTTCGATAATTCACCGTCATTAAATTAATAAATTGTTATGAAGATGAAATTCTTTTTTTATTTAGCCTTTGCTTTTCATCTTGGAATTTTCAGCCAAACAAAAGATTTGGTAGTATTAAACTCCGAGACTAGCGAAGGTCTTGATTTAGTAAACGTTTTTTACCCGAAACTAAATGAAGGTTCAATTACTAATGCTAGCGGAAAAGTTAGAATTGAATTAAGAAAGGATTCGTTGACTTTTAGCCATATCAACTATTCTTCGAGCAGGGTATCATATGAAAATTTATCTACTATTGATACTATTTATTTAGTTCCCAAAGAAAATACACTCAGCGAAGTGATTGTGACTAATTTTGATTTGAAAAAAAAATTGAGAACTACCTTTGAGAATTATAGCAAATATTACCCTACTCTGGCAATAACTAATGAGAGTACTTATAAGGAAGTATATAGAACAAACAATAAATTGGC
This genomic window from Maribacter sp. MJ134 contains:
- a CDS encoding peptidase, M50 family protein; the encoded protein is MSTNYSDLIPVLSDDVEYNRLTENEFILSNRTHRHYLKINNKVYNLLCQVDGKKTLNELSQSFFDSFGEKINVVTIHDLLYEKLSMYGILEGMTEKIKGYEKPSYLNLSFIIFPEKIVHKLTSKLHFLFERKYVILILCLSTAIISSLLFFNYSLFESFNLQNSMIYFFSVMASSVTFHELGHATAASYYGAKHGGIGGGFYLFTPVYYADVTDIWRLSKRQRIIVNISGMYFELVFCSILCLIAFLLGNNILLLVAITVCLYTLFNLNPFLRSDGYWVLSDLTNKPNLFFHSANKVKDIFKFIFLRKRIQWKVKDVFLFAYGSVSFVFIGLFLYYVLIENPNSLLDFPKNAYNFLRSLFDPSSEFSLIKYGELIVPLMFYSLIIKLCFGSIRKQIAKMKLLS
- a CDS encoding prenyltransferase/squalene oxidase repeat-containing protein, producing MIDINSLVKEDSSPVFYQNYPRLFAKYFTDINPEVINQLSKAGYFYYHSTLLTDSLIDDKEFANFPMITLLQEETIKMLTSVYGKDSDFWKYWNQRRQEYFTAVKIEKKLDYDSNISLTEYEDLADKKAAFGKVAIDCLYLLSNKADDELYRLLLKSHYYFSVGFQLYDDVKDFKEDFEKGQFNWALYQQRNENYHDKYKGDIRTLNKLLFINGMGPKIMTQSISYFKKAIKIIEDLKGDSEWKEVIFEMKQTIESYLDITVGYIKTIERRIEIKDNKYGLYNFFNYDNVQNKMVKNALHYLKDCYLKNYSDLKHIMYLSNQEGFENYDQVHVSDVFQRAMLNDCLMDVCKEYKVNVADFFDFECDYLIGQRNPDAIGAWSYFPKVKEIAADIDDLGQIMQLFIKSGNRKHIANYCQNAIDLTLSDRVTESGGIETWIVPKQNRNVLQEKQENFNSTKWGKGPDVEVVANFVYALSIYDSTQYESTIKNAISFILENQNHLGFWESRWYYGNFYGTYVCLRLLNEYDEQHSIYIQKGLEYILEEQNLDGGFSMLDSGKSDALTTAFALLSLKLFFSKDHKSVVRAIDYLKTNQHPSGYWEAINFIKPKAQEPYKSKTITTAFVIKALCNVN